One Bosea sp. 685 DNA segment encodes these proteins:
- a CDS encoding ABC transporter permease, with protein sequence MSGTELISTAEPSLAPPPSFWNSPGFRRFRRHKLAVFGATAIILMTLACIVGPLLLPYNDTFIDIRQRFAPPFSGPHVLGTDPLGRDILARLLMAGRISLAVGFAAMVISMAIGICVGMVAGFYEGVIGATLMRFVDAMLCFPSIFLLLAISALISPSVPSIVMLIAMTSWMEVARVVEAQMRSLRTRDFAVAAVAMGSSNARIMFRELLPNAVAPIVVAATLNVAHAILAESYISFLGYGIQPPTPSWGNMLEGAQSYLTSAPWLAILPGAAITLAVTSFNFVGDGLRDALDPRLDLP encoded by the coding sequence ATGAGCGGCACCGAACTGATCAGCACCGCCGAGCCCAGCCTGGCCCCGCCGCCGAGCTTCTGGAACAGCCCGGGCTTCCGCCGTTTCCGCCGCCACAAGCTCGCGGTCTTCGGCGCGACGGCGATCATCCTGATGACGCTTGCCTGCATCGTTGGGCCGCTGCTGCTGCCCTATAACGACACCTTCATCGACATCCGCCAGCGCTTCGCTCCGCCCTTCTCCGGGCCGCATGTGCTGGGCACCGACCCGCTGGGGCGCGACATCCTCGCGCGCTTGCTGATGGCGGGACGCATCTCGCTCGCGGTCGGCTTCGCCGCGATGGTGATCAGCATGGCGATCGGCATCTGCGTCGGCATGGTCGCCGGCTTCTATGAAGGCGTGATCGGCGCCACGCTGATGCGCTTCGTCGATGCGATGCTGTGCTTTCCCTCGATCTTCCTGCTGCTTGCCATCTCGGCGCTGATCTCGCCCTCGGTTCCCTCGATCGTGATGCTGATCGCGATGACCTCCTGGATGGAGGTGGCGCGCGTCGTCGAGGCGCAGATGCGCTCGCTGCGGACGCGCGATTTCGCCGTGGCCGCCGTCGCGATGGGCTCCAGCAATGCGCGCATCATGTTTCGCGAATTGCTGCCGAACGCGGTCGCGCCGATCGTCGTGGCGGCGACGCTGAACGTCGCCCATGCGATCCTGGCCGAGAGCTATATCTCCTTCCTCGGCTACGGCATCCAGCCGCCGACGCCGAGCTGGGGCAACATGCTGGAGGGCGCGCAGAGCTATCTCACCAGCGCGCCCTGGCTCGCGATCCTGCCGGGAGCCGCGATCACGCTCGCCGTCACCAGCTTCAACTTCGTCGGCGACGGCTTGCGCGATGCGCTCGACCCGCGCCTGGATTTGCCGTGA
- a CDS encoding ABC transporter permease, with the protein MSTFLVQRLMQALVLLLIVSMIGFAILHLAPGGPLSQFAASGEMTQADLDRIAEQLGLNRPLPVQYVEWLWRMLRGDWGLSYRDQQPVLHIIASHIGATLELMLTSTLLAMLLGAWIGILGAIKRYSLFDSLATIGAMIALSIPTFWFGLVVIYVFSVGLGWLPSGNRYTIGDGSLLNQLHHLIGPCIVLALVSTAVWSRYMRSSMLEVVNQDYIRTARAKGLPERSVLLRHAFRNALLPMITITGLHVPTLLSGALVTETVFTWPGMGRLFLDSISYRDYPVVMGILMFTAVLVLLGSLIADLLYGIADPRIARNG; encoded by the coding sequence ATGAGCACGTTCCTCGTGCAAAGGCTGATGCAGGCGCTGGTCCTGCTGCTCATCGTCTCGATGATCGGCTTCGCCATCCTGCACCTGGCCCCGGGCGGGCCGCTCTCGCAATTCGCGGCGAGCGGCGAGATGACCCAGGCCGATCTCGACCGCATCGCCGAGCAGCTCGGCCTCAACCGGCCCTTGCCGGTGCAATATGTCGAATGGCTCTGGCGCATGCTGCGCGGCGATTGGGGCCTGTCCTATCGCGACCAGCAGCCGGTGCTCCACATCATCGCCTCCCATATCGGGGCAACGCTGGAATTGATGCTGACCTCGACGCTGCTCGCCATGCTGCTCGGCGCCTGGATCGGCATTCTGGGCGCGATCAAGCGCTATTCGCTGTTCGACAGCCTGGCGACGATCGGCGCGATGATCGCGCTCTCGATCCCGACCTTCTGGTTCGGCCTGGTCGTGATCTATGTCTTCTCGGTCGGGCTCGGCTGGCTGCCTTCGGGCAATCGCTACACCATCGGCGACGGCTCCTTGCTCAACCAGCTGCACCATCTGATCGGGCCCTGCATCGTGCTGGCCCTGGTCTCGACCGCGGTCTGGAGCCGCTATATGCGCTCGTCGATGCTGGAGGTGGTCAACCAGGACTATATCCGCACCGCCCGCGCCAAGGGCCTGCCCGAACGCAGCGTCCTGCTGCGCCACGCCTTCCGCAACGCGCTCCTGCCGATGATCACCATCACCGGCCTGCATGTGCCGACGCTGCTCAGCGGGGCGCTGGTGACGGAGACCGTCTTCACCTGGCCGGGCATGGGCCGGCTCTTTCTCGATTCGATCAGCTATCGCGACTATCCCGTCGTGATGGGCATCCTGATGTTCACCGCCGTGCTCGTCCTGCTCGGCAGCCTGATCGCGGATCTGCTCTACGGCATTGCCGATCCCCGTATCGCGAGGAACGGCTGA
- a CDS encoding peptide ABC transporter substrate-binding protein translates to MTKHSDETIKSTFPMPALHRREILALGAGGLLAASGLSARAQTKAAPPPPAKPTGQVVVGLSQEPTAFNPLMPGIEVDETVWMQVFNTMWLADPQGNLIPDLAVEIPSEANGGISEGGLAWKVKLRAGVTWHDGTPFTAEDVKYTLELINAPGFKSRTRVGHALVKDIKVTGPLEITWRMEKAYAPYLALLSNTFIVPKHLLEKATDPNTAPFNGAPVGTGPFKWGTRQPGDNITLVANEKYHGKGPYLEKAVLKYVPDQTALYAQFRTGQVDLIIGTGIPANFYEEAKKLPGRKVVMIPNASLEILMPNLENPVLAEKAVRQALYASINKQAIIDIIYYGTHKPTESFAPQESWAYNPNLPKQQYDLAKANKILDEAGWKRSGSGVRMKNNVPLEFAVSTTTGAALREQCQQLMMQDWQQVGVKMTINNMPAAVIWGDFYTRSKFQSLLVGTAFRTVIDPDPASRFASDAIPAKNGSGANQMQWQNAEVDKLLKAGQETFDQAKRKEIYWKLQEIAREELPILPIFQYAPIEGYKEGLIGFEPNINARQNTWNMGSWYWAR, encoded by the coding sequence ATGACCAAGCATTCCGACGAGACGATCAAATCGACCTTCCCGATGCCTGCTTTGCATCGCCGCGAAATTCTCGCGCTCGGCGCGGGTGGCCTGCTCGCCGCCTCCGGCCTCAGCGCCCGCGCCCAGACCAAGGCCGCTCCGCCGCCCCCCGCCAAGCCGACCGGACAGGTCGTCGTCGGCCTGTCGCAGGAGCCGACCGCCTTCAATCCGCTGATGCCGGGCATCGAGGTCGACGAGACCGTCTGGATGCAGGTCTTCAATACGATGTGGCTGGCCGATCCGCAGGGCAATCTGATACCCGACCTCGCGGTCGAGATCCCCAGCGAGGCGAATGGCGGCATCTCCGAGGGCGGCCTCGCCTGGAAGGTCAAGCTGCGCGCGGGCGTGACCTGGCATGACGGTACGCCGTTCACCGCCGAGGACGTGAAATACACGCTCGAACTCATCAATGCGCCGGGTTTCAAGAGCCGGACCCGCGTCGGCCATGCCCTGGTCAAGGACATCAAGGTCACCGGGCCGCTTGAGATCACTTGGCGCATGGAGAAGGCTTATGCGCCTTATCTCGCGCTGCTCTCCAACACCTTCATCGTGCCCAAGCATCTGCTGGAGAAGGCGACCGACCCCAACACCGCCCCCTTCAACGGCGCGCCTGTCGGCACCGGCCCGTTCAAATGGGGCACGCGCCAGCCGGGCGACAACATCACCCTCGTCGCCAATGAGAAGTACCATGGCAAGGGGCCTTATCTGGAGAAGGCCGTCCTCAAATATGTGCCCGACCAGACCGCGCTCTACGCCCAGTTCCGTACTGGCCAGGTCGATCTGATCATCGGCACCGGCATCCCCGCGAACTTCTACGAGGAAGCCAAGAAGCTGCCGGGCCGCAAGGTCGTGATGATCCCGAACGCCTCGCTCGAGATCCTGATGCCGAACCTCGAGAACCCGGTCCTGGCCGAGAAGGCGGTGCGCCAGGCGCTCTACGCCTCGATCAACAAGCAGGCGATCATCGACATCATCTACTACGGCACCCACAAGCCGACTGAATCCTTCGCGCCGCAGGAATCCTGGGCCTACAATCCCAATCTGCCCAAGCAGCAATACGATCTCGCCAAGGCCAACAAGATTCTCGACGAGGCCGGCTGGAAGCGCTCGGGTTCGGGCGTGCGCATGAAGAACAATGTGCCGCTCGAATTCGCGGTCTCGACCACGACGGGCGCCGCGCTGCGCGAGCAGTGCCAGCAATTGATGATGCAGGACTGGCAGCAGGTCGGCGTCAAGATGACGATCAACAACATGCCGGCAGCCGTGATCTGGGGCGATTTCTACACCCGCTCGAAATTCCAGTCGCTGCTCGTCGGCACCGCCTTCCGCACCGTGATCGATCCCGATCCGGCCTCGCGCTTCGCGTCCGATGCGATCCCGGCCAAGAACGGCAGCGGTGCCAACCAGATGCAATGGCAGAACGCCGAGGTCGACAAGCTGCTCAAGGCCGGCCAGGAGACCTTCGACCAGGCCAAGCGCAAGGAGATCTACTGGAAGCTGCAGGAGATCGCCCGCGAGGAGCTGCCGATCCTGCCGATCTTCCAGTACGCTCCGATCGAGGGCTACAAGGAAGGCCTCATTGGCTTCGAGCCCAACATCAACGCCCGCCAGAACACCTGGAACATGGGCAGCTGGTACTGGGCGCGCTGA
- a CDS encoding peptide ABC transporter substrate-binding protein — MTDRREAEPSGGGAVSRRALLLGASVLGLTPWGSQLQAQPAPKPKGPPSAPKGQVVIGYSQEITVLHPLMPANEVDQGVWWNLFSPLWALDHAGKFVPVLAKDVPTVANGGISADGLVWKVTLREGVKWHDGRDFSAEDVRFTFDLIRNPQFRTRSRSGFSLVEDVKTEGSTISWRMKEPFAPFLSFLAWTFIVPRHLLDGAADPNATPFHANPVGTGPFKFVERRTGSHVLLAANTAYFGEGPYLERLVFRYVPDLNAMYTQFRTGEIDYIGLQGIPPNHYAEAKTLKNVVVHLCPRASVENFTLNLAHPALKEKAVRQALYLAMDKKAIVEALYYGLPLPASSFMPPQSWAFNDALPHQIHDPAKARAILDAAGWKPGPDGVRVKDGVRLAFTNSTTTGNPTREQAQQLLVQDWAQIGAEMTIKNLPAAVLWAKFWAESQFDSLMTNTTYTVASDPDVMHRFGGNAIPLKAGTGSNVSQYENPKVDGLLAKGIAMTDMAQRAEIYREAQALILDDLPMLPIFQSVQVEGTKVGLIGFANNVNVLSNAWNAGSWYWA, encoded by the coding sequence ATGACAGATCGCCGTGAAGCCGAGCCGTCCGGGGGCGGGGCCGTCTCCCGCCGCGCGCTGTTGCTGGGTGCCTCTGTCCTTGGGCTCACGCCCTGGGGCTCGCAACTCCAGGCACAGCCGGCGCCGAAGCCGAAGGGGCCGCCATCCGCGCCAAAGGGACAGGTGGTCATCGGCTATTCGCAGGAGATCACCGTCCTGCACCCGCTGATGCCGGCGAACGAGGTCGATCAGGGCGTCTGGTGGAACCTGTTCAGCCCGCTATGGGCGCTGGATCACGCTGGCAAATTCGTCCCCGTATTGGCCAAGGACGTGCCGACCGTGGCCAATGGCGGGATTTCCGCCGATGGATTGGTCTGGAAGGTGACACTGCGCGAGGGTGTCAAATGGCATGACGGCCGGGATTTCTCGGCTGAAGACGTCCGGTTCACCTTCGATCTCATCCGGAATCCGCAGTTCCGTACGCGCAGCCGCTCCGGCTTCAGCCTCGTCGAGGATGTGAAGACGGAAGGCAGCACGATCAGCTGGCGGATGAAGGAGCCCTTTGCGCCGTTCCTGTCCTTCCTCGCCTGGACCTTCATCGTGCCCAGGCATCTGCTCGATGGTGCGGCCGATCCGAATGCGACGCCTTTCCATGCCAACCCTGTCGGTACGGGCCCGTTCAAATTCGTCGAGCGCAGGACCGGCAGCCATGTCCTGCTCGCGGCCAACACGGCCTATTTCGGCGAAGGGCCCTATCTGGAGCGGCTGGTCTTCCGTTATGTGCCCGACCTCAACGCGATGTACACGCAGTTCCGGACGGGCGAGATCGACTATATCGGCCTCCAGGGTATTCCGCCGAACCACTACGCCGAGGCAAAGACGCTCAAGAACGTCGTCGTGCATCTCTGCCCACGGGCTTCCGTCGAGAACTTCACGCTCAATCTCGCCCATCCCGCATTGAAGGAGAAGGCGGTCCGGCAGGCGCTCTATCTCGCCATGGACAAGAAGGCGATCGTCGAGGCGCTCTATTACGGGCTTCCCCTTCCGGCTTCGAGCTTCATGCCGCCGCAGAGCTGGGCCTTCAACGACGCGCTTCCGCACCAGATCCATGATCCCGCCAAGGCCAGGGCCATTCTCGATGCGGCCGGCTGGAAGCCCGGCCCCGATGGCGTGCGCGTGAAGGATGGCGTGCGTCTCGCCTTCACCAACTCGACCACGACCGGCAATCCGACGCGCGAACAGGCCCAGCAGCTGCTGGTGCAAGATTGGGCCCAGATCGGCGCCGAGATGACCATCAAGAATCTGCCGGCCGCGGTGCTCTGGGCGAAATTCTGGGCCGAATCCCAGTTCGACAGCCTGATGACCAATACGACCTATACGGTCGCCTCCGATCCCGACGTGATGCACCGCTTCGGCGGCAACGCGATCCCGCTCAAGGCCGGCACGGGCTCCAATGTCAGCCAGTACGAAAACCCGAAGGTCGACGGCTTGCTGGCGAAAGGCATCGCCATGACCGATATGGCCCAGCGGGCCGAGATTTACCGGGAGGCGCAGGCGCTGATCCTCGACGATCTGCCGATGCTGCCGATCTTCCAGTCTGTTCAGGTCGAGGGCACCAAGGTCGGGCTCATCGGCTTCGCCAACAACGTCAACGTGCTCTCCAACGCCTGGAATGCTGGCAGTTGGTACTGGGCTTGA
- a CDS encoding XRE family transcriptional regulator, whose product MSIMPANHARDIKVTEAMSPPEGGAKQIGERLRSLRGERNLTILDLAAKAGVSAGIISQIERGNSNPSMKTLQRIRAALGVNLWEFLAHREPQTTEDPPFVRRGAQRPRIVVGETRLVKELLSPRNDENLRFMIVTLPPGGNSEDVLIGTGQKGGYVMSGCIELTVGERMARLAEGDSFQFKSDAPHHIANRSDADAKLLWIMSVLDTHL is encoded by the coding sequence ATGAGCATCATGCCCGCAAATCATGCGCGCGACATCAAGGTGACCGAGGCGATGTCTCCCCCCGAGGGCGGCGCCAAGCAGATCGGCGAGAGGCTGCGCAGCCTGCGCGGCGAGCGCAATCTCACCATTCTCGATCTCGCGGCCAAGGCAGGCGTCTCGGCCGGCATCATCAGCCAGATCGAACGCGGCAACTCCAACCCGTCGATGAAGACGCTGCAGCGCATCAGGGCGGCGCTCGGCGTGAACCTCTGGGAGTTCCTGGCGCATCGCGAGCCACAGACGACCGAAGATCCGCCCTTCGTGCGACGTGGCGCACAGCGGCCGCGCATCGTCGTCGGCGAGACACGGCTGGTGAAGGAACTGCTCTCGCCCCGCAATGACGAGAATCTGCGCTTCATGATCGTGACGCTGCCGCCGGGCGGAAACAGCGAGGACGTGCTCATCGGCACCGGGCAGAAGGGCGGCTATGTCATGTCGGGCTGCATCGAGCTGACCGTCGGCGAGCGCATGGCCAGGCTTGCCGAGGGTGACAGCTTCCAATTCAAGAGCGATGCTCCCCACCACATCGCCAACCGCTCGGATGCGGACGCCAAGCTGCTCTGGATCATGAGCGTCCTCGACACGCATCTCTAG
- a CDS encoding FAD-binding oxidoreductase, translating into MSPPVTRIRSDETLPNSADVVVIGGGIAGITTAYHLARKGHSVAVVEKGYVAGEQSSRNWGWCRQQNRDLRELPLAQRAVEMWNGLNEELGADTGFRRTGLVYVTTKQSDLDAWSNWTDKAREMQMHSRVLSAAEAKAMSPGSTENWVGGIHSPTDGKAEPALATPAFAEAARRLGVTIHQDCAARGLETSAGRVSAVVTEKGTIRTSTVLVAGGVWTSMFCRHHGIDMPLAGVQSTSFFTAPAPEVTVGGISTPDVTFRRRLDGGYTIGISGRGLLRLSPQGMMYAKPFWATFKKRHRLLTIRADKTFFSGPEALMRWSNDSISPFEKMRTYDPPPQEKLISFALKRIGEIYPQLADVKIAHKYGGLIDFTPDWVPVISAIDKLPGLHVSAGFSGHGFGVGPAAGRLAADIIAGDAPIVDPHPYRYSRLVDGSDLGEPGLM; encoded by the coding sequence ATGTCGCCTCCGGTCACGCGCATTCGCAGCGATGAGACGCTGCCGAATTCAGCCGATGTCGTCGTGATCGGCGGCGGCATCGCCGGCATCACCACCGCCTATCATCTCGCGAGGAAGGGCCATTCCGTCGCGGTGGTCGAGAAGGGCTATGTCGCGGGCGAGCAATCGAGCCGGAACTGGGGCTGGTGCCGCCAGCAGAATCGCGACCTGCGCGAATTGCCGCTGGCCCAGCGCGCCGTCGAGATGTGGAACGGGCTCAACGAGGAACTGGGCGCGGATACGGGCTTCCGGCGCACCGGCCTGGTCTATGTGACGACCAAGCAATCCGATCTCGACGCCTGGTCCAACTGGACCGACAAGGCACGCGAGATGCAGATGCATAGCCGCGTGCTCTCCGCCGCCGAGGCCAAGGCGATGTCGCCGGGCTCGACCGAGAACTGGGTCGGCGGCATCCATTCGCCGACCGACGGCAAGGCCGAGCCGGCGCTCGCCACCCCGGCCTTCGCGGAAGCGGCCCGCAGGCTCGGCGTGACAATCCACCAGGATTGCGCGGCGCGCGGGCTTGAGACCTCGGCGGGCCGCGTCTCGGCGGTCGTCACCGAGAAGGGCACGATCCGCACCAGCACCGTGCTCGTCGCCGGCGGCGTCTGGACCTCGATGTTTTGCCGGCACCACGGCATCGACATGCCATTGGCCGGCGTGCAGTCGACCTCGTTCTTCACAGCGCCGGCGCCGGAGGTCACCGTCGGCGGCATCTCGACGCCGGACGTCACCTTCAGGCGCCGGCTCGACGGCGGCTACACGATCGGCATCAGCGGGCGCGGGCTGCTTCGCCTCAGCCCGCAGGGGATGATGTATGCCAAGCCGTTCTGGGCCACCTTCAAGAAGCGCCACAGGCTGCTGACGATCCGCGCCGACAAGACCTTCTTTTCGGGCCCCGAGGCCCTGATGCGCTGGAGCAACGACAGCATCTCGCCTTTCGAAAAGATGCGAACCTACGATCCGCCGCCGCAGGAAAAGCTGATCAGCTTCGCGCTGAAGCGCATCGGCGAGATCTATCCGCAGCTCGCCGATGTGAAGATCGCGCACAAATATGGCGGCCTGATCGACTTCACGCCCGACTGGGTGCCGGTGATCTCGGCCATCGACAAGCTGCCGGGCCTGCATGTCTCGGCCGGCTTCAGCGGCCATGGCTTCGGCGTCGGGCCGGCGGCCGGCCGGCTCGCGGCCGATATCATCGCGGGCGACGCACCGATCGTCGATCCCCACCCCTATCGCTATAGCCGCCTCGTCGATGGCAGCGATCTCGGCGAACCCGGATTGATGTGA
- a CDS encoding RidA family protein, translating to MITRHEKSARLSRVVVANGFAFLSGITAKDRSGGAKEQTADILAQIDHFLALAGTSKSKIVTANIWLKDIGAFNEMNAAWDAWVDPEAPPARATVESRLAAEAILVEIQVQALV from the coding sequence ATGATCACCCGTCACGAGAAGAGCGCCCGGCTGAGCCGCGTCGTCGTCGCCAACGGCTTCGCCTTCCTCTCCGGCATCACGGCCAAGGATCGCAGCGGCGGCGCCAAGGAACAGACCGCCGACATCCTGGCGCAGATCGACCATTTCCTGGCGCTCGCCGGCACCAGCAAATCGAAGATCGTCACCGCCAATATCTGGCTGAAGGATATCGGCGCGTTCAATGAAATGAACGCGGCCTGGGACGCATGGGTCGATCCCGAAGCGCCTCCGGCACGCGCCACCGTCGAGTCCCGCCTTGCAGCCGAGGCGATTCTCGTCGAAATCCAGGTGCAGGCCCTGGTCTGA
- a CDS encoding amidase — protein MRTLQDTAKALANETLTARALVEECLAKIADPAGEGARAFTSVSADTARSSADAHDALRRAGRAAGAFAGIPFAVKDLYDVAGERSMAGSRALADSAPAKAHAPTIARMLAAGFIPIGRANMTEFAYSGIGANPHYGTPLSPWDRASRRIPGGSSSGSAVAVADGMAIVALGSDTGGSCRIPAALCGIVGYKPTARRVPLDGVIPLSGSLDSLGPLGASVGCCAIVDGVLAGETPALPATRPVSGLRLAIPTQIVRDGMDAAVSAAFDKAIARLSGLGARIVEVDFAPLSEIGRAMVAAKGGFAAPEAFAWHRELLASKGDLYDPRVSSRIATGAQMLAADYVNLVQARRDIIAAMDAQTAGYDALVMPTCPIIAPRLDELVEDAEYFRLNTLLLRNPSLGNFLDRCSISLPCHEPGQAPVGLMLTGETGGDHALFSIAAGVEAALRH, from the coding sequence ATGCGCACCCTGCAGGACACCGCCAAGGCACTGGCAAACGAGACGCTCACCGCCCGCGCCCTCGTGGAGGAATGCCTGGCGAAGATCGCCGATCCCGCTGGTGAAGGCGCACGCGCCTTCACCAGCGTCTCCGCGGACACAGCCCGCAGTTCCGCCGACGCGCATGACGCGCTACGGCGCGCCGGCCGCGCAGCCGGCGCCTTCGCCGGCATCCCCTTTGCGGTGAAGGATCTCTACGACGTCGCCGGCGAACGCAGCATGGCCGGCTCGCGCGCGCTCGCCGACAGCGCGCCGGCGAAAGCCCATGCGCCGACGATCGCGCGCATGCTGGCCGCCGGGTTCATCCCCATCGGCCGCGCCAACATGACCGAATTCGCCTATTCCGGCATCGGCGCAAACCCGCATTACGGCACGCCGCTCAGCCCCTGGGACCGCGCCTCGCGCCGCATTCCCGGCGGCAGTTCGTCGGGCTCGGCCGTGGCGGTTGCGGATGGGATGGCTATTGTCGCGCTTGGCAGCGACACCGGCGGCTCCTGCCGCATTCCAGCCGCGCTATGCGGCATCGTCGGCTACAAGCCGACCGCGCGGCGGGTGCCACTCGACGGCGTCATCCCGCTTTCCGGCAGCCTGGATTCACTCGGGCCGCTCGGCGCCAGCGTCGGCTGCTGCGCCATCGTCGATGGCGTGCTGGCGGGCGAGACGCCTGCCCTGCCCGCGACGCGGCCAGTGTCGGGCCTGCGCCTGGCGATCCCGACCCAGATCGTGCGTGACGGCATGGATGCAGCGGTTTCCGCTGCCTTCGACAAGGCGATCGCGCGACTGAGCGGGCTCGGGGCGCGCATCGTCGAAGTCGATTTCGCGCCGCTGTCCGAGATCGGCCGGGCGATGGTCGCGGCCAAGGGAGGCTTTGCGGCGCCCGAGGCCTTTGCCTGGCACCGTGAGTTGCTGGCAAGCAAGGGCGATCTCTATGATCCACGCGTAAGCAGCCGGATCGCGACCGGAGCGCAGATGCTGGCCGCCGACTATGTCAATCTAGTTCAGGCGCGGCGCGATATCATCGCCGCGATGGACGCGCAGACAGCCGGTTACGACGCTCTGGTGATGCCGACCTGCCCGATCATCGCGCCGCGCCTCGACGAGTTAGTCGAGGATGCCGAGTATTTCCGGCTCAATACGCTGCTGCTGCGCAATCCGAGCCTCGGCAATTTTCTCGATCGCTGCTCGATCAGCCTGCCCTGCCACGAGCCGGGACAAGCGCCGGTCGGATTGATGCTGACGGGCGAAACCGGTGGCGACCACGCCTTGTTTTCGATCGCGGCCGGGGTCGAGGCCGCCCTGCGGCATTGA
- a CDS encoding FAD-binding oxidoreductase, protein MSPTIERIASDERLPTEVDVVVIGAGIVGSAAAYYLAKRGHSVALLEKGVVGGEQSSRNWGWCRQQNRDARELPLAMRAMELWERLNGDIGRDIGFRRTGLVYASNDAGQIAQWEKWRGTARQFGIETHMLSGAEASAMTSGTGRSWLGGVHSVSDGKAEPALAAPVLAHGARLNGATIHQDCAARGLDITNGAVTGVITEKGSIRTRSVILSGGAWASAFCRRHGLRFPQASARQSILRTEIAPQLLDALYTPDCALTRRLDGSYTIAISGKATLDVTPQGLRYARDFMPMFVRRLKALEFGIGPSFFKGPEAMMGSWAFDKETPFERIRVLDPAPSRSAIALTMARARALYPALKDVGVRESWSGYVDSTPDAVPVISPVAGLKGFVLAAGCSGHGFGLGPGIGHLAADLAVGDTPIVDPRPFRHSRLIDGSKGEIGEF, encoded by the coding sequence ATGTCACCGACGATCGAACGCATCGCCAGCGACGAGCGCCTGCCGACCGAGGTCGATGTCGTGGTGATCGGCGCCGGCATCGTCGGCAGCGCGGCGGCCTATTACCTGGCGAAGCGCGGCCATTCCGTCGCGTTGCTGGAGAAGGGCGTCGTCGGCGGCGAACAATCGAGCCGCAACTGGGGCTGGTGCCGGCAACAGAACCGCGATGCGCGCGAATTGCCGCTCGCCATGCGCGCCATGGAATTGTGGGAGCGCCTCAACGGCGATATCGGCCGCGATATCGGCTTTCGCCGCACTGGGCTGGTCTATGCCAGCAACGATGCCGGCCAGATCGCGCAATGGGAGAAATGGCGCGGAACGGCCCGGCAATTCGGCATCGAGACACACATGCTGTCAGGTGCCGAGGCCAGTGCCATGACGAGCGGCACCGGCCGGTCCTGGCTCGGCGGCGTGCATTCGGTCAGCGACGGCAAGGCCGAACCCGCCCTGGCCGCTCCCGTGCTCGCCCATGGCGCAAGATTGAACGGCGCGACGATCCATCAGGATTGCGCGGCGCGCGGGCTCGACATCACCAATGGCGCCGTCACGGGCGTGATCACCGAGAAGGGGTCGATCCGGACCCGCTCCGTCATTCTCTCCGGCGGAGCCTGGGCTTCGGCCTTCTGCCGCCGCCACGGTCTTCGGTTCCCCCAGGCGAGCGCTCGCCAGTCAATTCTGCGGACGGAGATCGCGCCGCAACTGCTCGATGCGCTCTATACGCCCGACTGCGCGCTGACACGCCGGCTCGACGGCAGCTATACGATCGCGATCAGCGGCAAGGCGACGCTCGATGTGACGCCGCAGGGTCTGCGCTATGCCCGCGATTTCATGCCGATGTTCGTCCGACGCCTGAAGGCGCTCGAGTTCGGAATCGGCCCCTCCTTCTTCAAGGGGCCCGAAGCCATGATGGGGAGCTGGGCCTTCGACAAGGAAACGCCGTTCGAACGCATCCGCGTGCTCGATCCCGCCCCCAGCCGCAGTGCCATCGCATTGACGATGGCGCGGGCTCGCGCGCTCTATCCCGCGCTCAAGGATGTCGGCGTCCGCGAAAGCTGGAGCGGTTATGTCGATTCGACGCCCGACGCCGTGCCGGTGATCTCGCCCGTAGCCGGGCTGAAGGGCTTTGTGCTCGCGGCCGGCTGCAGCGGACATGGCTTCGGGCTCGGGCCCGGCATCGGCCATCTCGCCGCCGATCTTGCGGTCGGGGACACGCCGATCGTCGATCCCCGCCCCTTCCGGCATTCACGGCTGATCGACGGTTCGAAGGGCGAGATCGGCGAGTTCTAG
- a CDS encoding nuclear transport factor 2 family protein — translation MPDRKRVEAFVAAVVSGDHVGAIRDFYCEDASMQENATEPRQGRDVLMAHEAKALARLQRMHTHPARAVLVDGDRVVINWVFDATDQSGVTRRLEELAIQRWRGDRIAEERFFYDTATAWRVVEPG, via the coding sequence ATGCCTGATCGCAAGCGTGTCGAGGCCTTCGTCGCCGCCGTCGTCAGCGGTGATCATGTCGGCGCCATCCGGGATTTCTATTGTGAGGACGCCTCCATGCAGGAGAACGCGACCGAGCCGCGCCAGGGACGAGATGTTCTGATGGCCCATGAGGCCAAGGCCTTGGCCCGATTGCAGCGAATGCACACCCACCCCGCCCGCGCCGTCCTCGTCGATGGCGACAGGGTGGTGATCAACTGGGTGTTCGACGCGACCGACCAGAGCGGCGTGACCAGGCGGCTCGAGGAACTCGCGATCCAGCGCTGGCGCGGTGACCGCATTGCCGAGGAGCGCTTCTTCTATGACACGGCCACGGCCTGGCGCGTGGTTGAGCCGGGCTAG